One region of Anser cygnoides isolate HZ-2024a breed goose chromosome 22, Taihu_goose_T2T_genome, whole genome shotgun sequence genomic DNA includes:
- the HEXIM1 gene encoding protein HEXIM1 — translation MADATPAEPQPPAAAEPEPERGEPPAADGEAGRLPAPGAAATAAEEKEAAAEGAGGAEGRPAEGGAARPGLGPRYRAAVGRAEEWPAKKKHRRRPSKKKRRWKPYSKLSWEEKQQFDERQSLRASRLRAEMFAKGQPVAPYNTTQFLMEDHDQEEPDLKTGLYPRRAAAKSDDTSEEDFLEEAAEEDGGSDGMGGDGSEFLQRDFSETYERYHVESLQNMSKQELVKEYLELEKCLSRMEDENNRLRMESKKYGGEAAEAARVRQLELEVDRLRAENLQLLKEKDLHRQEKAPSKLGE, via the coding sequence ATGGCAGACGCGACGCCCGCCgagccgcagcccccggccgccgcggAGCCGGAGCCCGAGCGGGGCGAGCCGCCGGCGGCGGACGGTGAGGCCGGGCGGCTGCCGgcccccggggcggcggcgacGGCGGCGGAGGAAaaggaggcggcggcggagggcgcGGGCGGCGCCGAGGGTCGGCCGGCggagggcggcgcggcgcggcccggcctGGGGCCGCGGTACCGGGCGGCCGTGGGGCGCGCCGAGGAGTGGCCGGCCAAGAAGAAGCACCGGCGGCGGCCGTCGAAGAAGAAGCGGCGCTGGAAGCCCTACTCGAAGctgagctgggaggagaagcagcagttcGACGAGCGGCAGAGCCTCCGCGCCTCGCGGCTCCGCGCCGAGATGTTCGCCAAGGGGCAGCCGGTGGCCCCCTACAACACGACGCAGTTCCTGATGGAGGACCACGACCAGGAGGAGCCCGACCTCAAGACCGGGCTGTACCCGCGGCGGGCGGCCGCCAAGTCGGACGACACGAGCGAGGAGGACTTCCTGGAGGAGGCGGCCGAGGAGGACGGCGGCAGCGACGGCATGGGGGGCGACGGCAGCGAGTTTCTGCAGAGGGACTTCTCGGAGACCTACGAGCGGTACCATGTGGAGAGCCTGCAGAACATGAGCAAGCAGGAGCTGGTCAAGGAGTacctggagctggagaagtgCCTCTCCCGCATGGAGGACGAGAACAACCGGCTGAGGATGGAGAGCAAAAAGTacgggggggaggcggcggaggcggcCCGGGTGcggcagctggagctggaggtggaCAGGTTGCGAGCCGAGaacctgcagctgctgaaggagaaggaCCTGCACAGACAGGAGAAAGCCCCCAGCAAGCTGGGGGAgtga
- the ACBD4 gene encoding acyl-CoA-binding domain-containing protein 4 isoform X3: MAEPGCGAQFRAAVRVIQGLPRSGSYRPSYEEMLRFYSYYKQATAGRCQGPRPGFWDPIGRYKWDAWHSLGRMSKEEAMAAYVAEMKKVAQKVIDTVPMDEATREMFKYFEPLYEVIRDMPRPPEDFFKGEGGEWEPRCPPAAPHAPRSRAVLLTPAPPCCCCPDGQEQAADPSQDERASSPAQERREEALPGEQQDGQRAPGGGLAPAAGTREGSQVASDSEGEVFCDTLEQMEPEQAGQPLAKRGLSPNSAQAGPEPRAPRAAGRGERGEGRRRAGRSGTGLAAPGADRDPQLAGAAQDAESAPEFARGSQGLLAEVDAHVAGTVRALQDDMQRVLQRLSELETLASAQGDASGTEPGRLLAPQAASPWPLAVSPRTLLFLLAWPFVTQWLLRRWQGTKR; the protein is encoded by the exons atGGCggagccgggctgcggggcccaGTTCCGGGCCGCCGTGCGCGTCATCCAGGGGCTGCCCCGCAGCG GCTCGTACCGGCCGTCCTACGAGGAGATGCTGCGCTTCTACAGCTACTACAAGCAGGCGACGGCGGGGCGCTGCCAGGGCCCCCGACCCGGCTTCTGGGACCCCATCGGCCGGTACAAGTG GGACGCGTGGCACAGCCTGGGACGGATGTCCAAGGAGGAGGCCATGGCCGCGTACGTGGCCGAGATGAAGAAGGTGGCCCAGAAG GTCATCGACACGGTGCCCATGGACGAGGCGACGCGGGAGATGTTCAAGTACTTCGAGCCGCTCTACGAGGTGATCCGCGACATGCCGCGGCCCCCCGAGGACTTCTtcaaaggggaagggggtgAGTgggagccccgctgcccccccgctgccccgcacGCCCCTCGCTCCCGTGCTGTGCTCCTCACGCCTGctcccccctgctgctgctgtcccg ACGGGCAGGAGCAGGCGGCCGACCCCAGCCAGGACGAGCGAGCGAGCAGCCCGGCCCAGGAGCGGCGGGAGGAGGCGCTGcccggggagcagcaggacGGGCAGCGAGCGCCAG GAGGagggctggctcctgctgccGGCACGCGCGAGGGTAGCCAGGTGGCCAGTGACTCCGAGGGGGAAGTGTTCTGCGACACCCTGGAGCAGATGGAGCCCGAGCAG GCTGGGCAGCCGCTGGCCAAGCGGGGGCTCTCCCCGAACAGCGCCCAGGCCGGGCCTGAGCCCCGAGCGCCCCGTGCCGCTGGGCGGGGAGAGCGGGGCGAAGGCAGAAGACGAGCGGGGAGGAGCGGCACTGGCCTCGCAGCCCCGGGCGCTGACAGAG ATCCGCAGCTCGCCGGGGCAGCGCAGGATGCCGAGAGCGCCCCTGAGTTTGCCCGCGGgagccaggggctgctggcggAGGTGGACGCCCACGTGGCCGGCACCGTGCGGGCCCTGCAGGACGACATGCAGCGCGTGCTGCAGCGCCTGAGCGAGCTGGAGACGCTCGCCTCCGCGCAG GGCGACGCCTCTGGGACCGAACCCGGCCGGCTGCTCGCACCGCAG GCAGCGTCCCCGTGGCCGCTGGCGGTGTCCCCGCGcaccctgctcttcctcctcgcCTGGCCCTTCGTCACCCAGTGGCTGCTGCGCCGCTGGCAGGGCACCAAGAGGTGA
- the ACBD4 gene encoding acyl-CoA-binding domain-containing protein 4 isoform X7, protein MAEPGCGAQFRAAVRVIQGLPRSGSYRPSYEEMLRFYSYYKQATAGRCQGPRPGFWDPIGRYKWDAWHSLGRMSKEEAMAAYVAEMKKVAQKVIDTVPMDEATREMFKYFEPLYEVIRDMPRPPEDFFKGEGDGQEQAADPSQDERASSPAQERREEALPGEQQDGQRAPDPQLAGAAQDAESAPEFARGSQGLLAEVDAHVAGTVRALQDDMQRVLQRLSELETLASAQGDASGTEPGRLLAPQAASPWPLAVSPRTLLFLLAWPFVTQWLLRRWQGTKR, encoded by the exons atGGCggagccgggctgcggggcccaGTTCCGGGCCGCCGTGCGCGTCATCCAGGGGCTGCCCCGCAGCG GCTCGTACCGGCCGTCCTACGAGGAGATGCTGCGCTTCTACAGCTACTACAAGCAGGCGACGGCGGGGCGCTGCCAGGGCCCCCGACCCGGCTTCTGGGACCCCATCGGCCGGTACAAGTG GGACGCGTGGCACAGCCTGGGACGGATGTCCAAGGAGGAGGCCATGGCCGCGTACGTGGCCGAGATGAAGAAGGTGGCCCAGAAG GTCATCGACACGGTGCCCATGGACGAGGCGACGCGGGAGATGTTCAAGTACTTCGAGCCGCTCTACGAGGTGATCCGCGACATGCCGCGGCCCCCCGAGGACTTCTtcaaaggggaagggg ACGGGCAGGAGCAGGCGGCCGACCCCAGCCAGGACGAGCGAGCGAGCAGCCCGGCCCAGGAGCGGCGGGAGGAGGCGCTGcccggggagcagcaggacGGGCAGCGAGCGCCAG ATCCGCAGCTCGCCGGGGCAGCGCAGGATGCCGAGAGCGCCCCTGAGTTTGCCCGCGGgagccaggggctgctggcggAGGTGGACGCCCACGTGGCCGGCACCGTGCGGGCCCTGCAGGACGACATGCAGCGCGTGCTGCAGCGCCTGAGCGAGCTGGAGACGCTCGCCTCCGCGCAG GGCGACGCCTCTGGGACCGAACCCGGCCGGCTGCTCGCACCGCAG GCAGCGTCCCCGTGGCCGCTGGCGGTGTCCCCGCGcaccctgctcttcctcctcgcCTGGCCCTTCGTCACCCAGTGGCTGCTGCGCCGCTGGCAGGGCACCAAGAGGTGA
- the ACBD4 gene encoding acyl-CoA-binding domain-containing protein 4 isoform X5: MAEPGCGAQFRAAVRVIQGLPRSGSYRPSYEEMLRFYSYYKQATAGRCQGPRPGFWDPIGRYKWDAWHSLGRMSKEEAMAAYVAEMKKVAQKVIDTVPMDEATREMFKYFEPLYEVIRDMPRPPEDFFKGEGDGQEQAADPSQDERASSPAQERREEALPGEQQDGQRAPGGGLAPAAGTREGSQVASDSEGEVFCDTLEQMEPEQAGQPLAKRGLSPNSAQAGPEPRAPRAAGRGERGEGRRRAGRSGTGLAAPGADRDPQLAGAAQDAESAPEFARGSQGLLAEVDAHVAGTVRALQDDMQRVLQRLSELETLASAQGDASGTEPGRLLAPQAASPWPLAVSPRTLLFLLAWPFVTQWLLRRWQGTKR; this comes from the exons atGGCggagccgggctgcggggcccaGTTCCGGGCCGCCGTGCGCGTCATCCAGGGGCTGCCCCGCAGCG GCTCGTACCGGCCGTCCTACGAGGAGATGCTGCGCTTCTACAGCTACTACAAGCAGGCGACGGCGGGGCGCTGCCAGGGCCCCCGACCCGGCTTCTGGGACCCCATCGGCCGGTACAAGTG GGACGCGTGGCACAGCCTGGGACGGATGTCCAAGGAGGAGGCCATGGCCGCGTACGTGGCCGAGATGAAGAAGGTGGCCCAGAAG GTCATCGACACGGTGCCCATGGACGAGGCGACGCGGGAGATGTTCAAGTACTTCGAGCCGCTCTACGAGGTGATCCGCGACATGCCGCGGCCCCCCGAGGACTTCTtcaaaggggaagggg ACGGGCAGGAGCAGGCGGCCGACCCCAGCCAGGACGAGCGAGCGAGCAGCCCGGCCCAGGAGCGGCGGGAGGAGGCGCTGcccggggagcagcaggacGGGCAGCGAGCGCCAG GAGGagggctggctcctgctgccGGCACGCGCGAGGGTAGCCAGGTGGCCAGTGACTCCGAGGGGGAAGTGTTCTGCGACACCCTGGAGCAGATGGAGCCCGAGCAG GCTGGGCAGCCGCTGGCCAAGCGGGGGCTCTCCCCGAACAGCGCCCAGGCCGGGCCTGAGCCCCGAGCGCCCCGTGCCGCTGGGCGGGGAGAGCGGGGCGAAGGCAGAAGACGAGCGGGGAGGAGCGGCACTGGCCTCGCAGCCCCGGGCGCTGACAGAG ATCCGCAGCTCGCCGGGGCAGCGCAGGATGCCGAGAGCGCCCCTGAGTTTGCCCGCGGgagccaggggctgctggcggAGGTGGACGCCCACGTGGCCGGCACCGTGCGGGCCCTGCAGGACGACATGCAGCGCGTGCTGCAGCGCCTGAGCGAGCTGGAGACGCTCGCCTCCGCGCAG GGCGACGCCTCTGGGACCGAACCCGGCCGGCTGCTCGCACCGCAG GCAGCGTCCCCGTGGCCGCTGGCGGTGTCCCCGCGcaccctgctcttcctcctcgcCTGGCCCTTCGTCACCCAGTGGCTGCTGCGCCGCTGGCAGGGCACCAAGAGGTGA
- the ACBD4 gene encoding acyl-CoA-binding domain-containing protein 4 isoform X6 yields the protein MAEPGCGAQFRAAVRVIQGLPRSGSYRPSYEEMLRFYSYYKQATAGRCQGPRPGFWDPIGRYKWDAWHSLGRMSKEEAMAAYVAEMKKVAQKVIDTVPMDEATREMFKYFEPLYEVIRDMPRPPEDFFKGEGGEWEPRCPPAAPHAPRSRAVLLTPAPPCCCCPDGQEQAADPSQDERASSPAQERREEALPGEQQDGQRAPDPQLAGAAQDAESAPEFARGSQGLLAEVDAHVAGTVRALQDDMQRVLQRLSELETLASAQGDASGTEPGRLLAPQAASPWPLAVSPRTLLFLLAWPFVTQWLLRRWQGTKR from the exons atGGCggagccgggctgcggggcccaGTTCCGGGCCGCCGTGCGCGTCATCCAGGGGCTGCCCCGCAGCG GCTCGTACCGGCCGTCCTACGAGGAGATGCTGCGCTTCTACAGCTACTACAAGCAGGCGACGGCGGGGCGCTGCCAGGGCCCCCGACCCGGCTTCTGGGACCCCATCGGCCGGTACAAGTG GGACGCGTGGCACAGCCTGGGACGGATGTCCAAGGAGGAGGCCATGGCCGCGTACGTGGCCGAGATGAAGAAGGTGGCCCAGAAG GTCATCGACACGGTGCCCATGGACGAGGCGACGCGGGAGATGTTCAAGTACTTCGAGCCGCTCTACGAGGTGATCCGCGACATGCCGCGGCCCCCCGAGGACTTCTtcaaaggggaagggggtgAGTgggagccccgctgcccccccgctgccccgcacGCCCCTCGCTCCCGTGCTGTGCTCCTCACGCCTGctcccccctgctgctgctgtcccg ACGGGCAGGAGCAGGCGGCCGACCCCAGCCAGGACGAGCGAGCGAGCAGCCCGGCCCAGGAGCGGCGGGAGGAGGCGCTGcccggggagcagcaggacGGGCAGCGAGCGCCAG ATCCGCAGCTCGCCGGGGCAGCGCAGGATGCCGAGAGCGCCCCTGAGTTTGCCCGCGGgagccaggggctgctggcggAGGTGGACGCCCACGTGGCCGGCACCGTGCGGGCCCTGCAGGACGACATGCAGCGCGTGCTGCAGCGCCTGAGCGAGCTGGAGACGCTCGCCTCCGCGCAG GGCGACGCCTCTGGGACCGAACCCGGCCGGCTGCTCGCACCGCAG GCAGCGTCCCCGTGGCCGCTGGCGGTGTCCCCGCGcaccctgctcttcctcctcgcCTGGCCCTTCGTCACCCAGTGGCTGCTGCGCCGCTGGCAGGGCACCAAGAGGTGA
- the ACBD4 gene encoding acyl-CoA-binding domain-containing protein 4 isoform X4, which produces MAEPGCGAQFRAAVRVIQGLPRSGSYRPSYEEMLRFYSYYKQATAGRCQGPRPGFWDPIGRYKWDAWHSLGRMSKEEAMAAYVAEMKKVAQKVIDTVPMDEATREMFKYFEPLYEVIRDMPRPPEDFFKGEGGGGLAPAAGTREGSQVASDSEGEVFCDTLEQMEPEQAGQPLAKRGLSPNSAQAGPEPRAPRAAGRGERGEGRRRAGRSGTGLAAPGADRGCASCACCPAPLGPWLLCGSPAWSAVPRQREPRTAPPAASRCPRPWLEACGRAWAGKAGLGAPGGAAPGYRTTACSSPPCGASRTPAAPGAAGVCAAAGTEPGALLLPRALPVLPDTAGGSVLGAGSATLASGAPSAEGQEHGPPPRLSPRERFRQPSRAA; this is translated from the exons atGGCggagccgggctgcggggcccaGTTCCGGGCCGCCGTGCGCGTCATCCAGGGGCTGCCCCGCAGCG GCTCGTACCGGCCGTCCTACGAGGAGATGCTGCGCTTCTACAGCTACTACAAGCAGGCGACGGCGGGGCGCTGCCAGGGCCCCCGACCCGGCTTCTGGGACCCCATCGGCCGGTACAAGTG GGACGCGTGGCACAGCCTGGGACGGATGTCCAAGGAGGAGGCCATGGCCGCGTACGTGGCCGAGATGAAGAAGGTGGCCCAGAAG GTCATCGACACGGTGCCCATGGACGAGGCGACGCGGGAGATGTTCAAGTACTTCGAGCCGCTCTACGAGGTGATCCGCGACATGCCGCGGCCCCCCGAGGACTTCTtcaaaggggaagggg GAGGagggctggctcctgctgccGGCACGCGCGAGGGTAGCCAGGTGGCCAGTGACTCCGAGGGGGAAGTGTTCTGCGACACCCTGGAGCAGATGGAGCCCGAGCAG GCTGGGCAGCCGCTGGCCAAGCGGGGGCTCTCCCCGAACAGCGCCCAGGCCGGGCCTGAGCCCCGAGCGCCCCGTGCCGCTGGGCGGGGAGAGCGGGGCGAAGGCAGAAGACGAGCGGGGAGGAGCGGCACTGGCCTCGCAGCCCCGGGCGCTGACAGAG GCTGTGccagctgtgcctgctgccctgcaccGCTGGGCCCGTGGCTCCTCTGCGGCAGCCCGGCTTGGAGCGCGGTTCCCCGGCAGCGTGAGCCCCGCACGGCTCCGCCGGCAGCGTCTCGGTGCCCTCGGCCGTGGCTGGAAGCTTGCGGCAGGGCTTGGGCGGGCAAAGCTGGTCTTGGCGCCCCTGGAGGCGCTGCTCCGGGGTACAGGACCactgcctgctccagccctccctgtggtgccagtcgCACGCCAGCAGCCCCCGGTGCTGCCGGCGTCTGCGCTGCTGCGGGGACGGAGCCAGGAGCACTGCTCCTGCCCCGTGCTCTCCCCGTCCTGCCAGACACGGCTGGGGGCTCCGTGCTCGGGGCTGGCTCTGCCACCCTCGCCAGCGGGGCTCCCTCTGCGGAGGGGCAGGAGCACGGCCCGCCACCGCGCTTATCTCCCCGTGAACGTTTCCGCCAACCCTCCCGGGCTGCTTGA
- the ACBD4 gene encoding acyl-CoA-binding domain-containing protein 4 isoform X2, with product MAEPGCGAQFRAAVRVIQGLPRSGSYRPSYEEMLRFYSYYKQATAGRCQGPRPGFWDPIGRYKWDAWHSLGRMSKEEAMAAYVAEMKKVAQKVIDTVPMDEATREMFKYFEPLYEVIRDMPRPPEDFFKGEGDGQEQAADPSQDERASSPAQERREEALPGEQQDGQRAPGGGLAPAAGTREGSQVASDSEGEVFCDTLEQMEPEQAGQPLAKRGLSPNSAQAGPEPRAPRAAGRGERGEGRRRAGRSGTGLAAPGADRGCASCACCPAPLGPWLLCGSPAWSAVPRQREPRTAPPAASRCPRPWLEACGRAWAGKAGLGAPGGAAPGYRTTACSSPPCGASRTPAAPGAAGVCAAAGTEPGALLLPRALPVLPDTAGGSVLGAGSATLASGAPSAEGQEHGPPPRLSPRERFRQPSRAA from the exons atGGCggagccgggctgcggggcccaGTTCCGGGCCGCCGTGCGCGTCATCCAGGGGCTGCCCCGCAGCG GCTCGTACCGGCCGTCCTACGAGGAGATGCTGCGCTTCTACAGCTACTACAAGCAGGCGACGGCGGGGCGCTGCCAGGGCCCCCGACCCGGCTTCTGGGACCCCATCGGCCGGTACAAGTG GGACGCGTGGCACAGCCTGGGACGGATGTCCAAGGAGGAGGCCATGGCCGCGTACGTGGCCGAGATGAAGAAGGTGGCCCAGAAG GTCATCGACACGGTGCCCATGGACGAGGCGACGCGGGAGATGTTCAAGTACTTCGAGCCGCTCTACGAGGTGATCCGCGACATGCCGCGGCCCCCCGAGGACTTCTtcaaaggggaagggg ACGGGCAGGAGCAGGCGGCCGACCCCAGCCAGGACGAGCGAGCGAGCAGCCCGGCCCAGGAGCGGCGGGAGGAGGCGCTGcccggggagcagcaggacGGGCAGCGAGCGCCAG GAGGagggctggctcctgctgccGGCACGCGCGAGGGTAGCCAGGTGGCCAGTGACTCCGAGGGGGAAGTGTTCTGCGACACCCTGGAGCAGATGGAGCCCGAGCAG GCTGGGCAGCCGCTGGCCAAGCGGGGGCTCTCCCCGAACAGCGCCCAGGCCGGGCCTGAGCCCCGAGCGCCCCGTGCCGCTGGGCGGGGAGAGCGGGGCGAAGGCAGAAGACGAGCGGGGAGGAGCGGCACTGGCCTCGCAGCCCCGGGCGCTGACAGAG GCTGTGccagctgtgcctgctgccctgcaccGCTGGGCCCGTGGCTCCTCTGCGGCAGCCCGGCTTGGAGCGCGGTTCCCCGGCAGCGTGAGCCCCGCACGGCTCCGCCGGCAGCGTCTCGGTGCCCTCGGCCGTGGCTGGAAGCTTGCGGCAGGGCTTGGGCGGGCAAAGCTGGTCTTGGCGCCCCTGGAGGCGCTGCTCCGGGGTACAGGACCactgcctgctccagccctccctgtggtgccagtcgCACGCCAGCAGCCCCCGGTGCTGCCGGCGTCTGCGCTGCTGCGGGGACGGAGCCAGGAGCACTGCTCCTGCCCCGTGCTCTCCCCGTCCTGCCAGACACGGCTGGGGGCTCCGTGCTCGGGGCTGGCTCTGCCACCCTCGCCAGCGGGGCTCCCTCTGCGGAGGGGCAGGAGCACGGCCCGCCACCGCGCTTATCTCCCCGTGAACGTTTCCGCCAACCCTCCCGGGCTGCTTGA
- the ACBD4 gene encoding acyl-CoA-binding domain-containing protein 4 isoform X1, whose amino-acid sequence MAEPGCGAQFRAAVRVIQGLPRSGSYRPSYEEMLRFYSYYKQATAGRCQGPRPGFWDPIGRYKWDAWHSLGRMSKEEAMAAYVAEMKKVAQKVIDTVPMDEATREMFKYFEPLYEVIRDMPRPPEDFFKGEGGEWEPRCPPAAPHAPRSRAVLLTPAPPCCCCPDGQEQAADPSQDERASSPAQERREEALPGEQQDGQRAPGGGLAPAAGTREGSQVASDSEGEVFCDTLEQMEPEQAGQPLAKRGLSPNSAQAGPEPRAPRAAGRGERGEGRRRAGRSGTGLAAPGADRGCASCACCPAPLGPWLLCGSPAWSAVPRQREPRTAPPAASRCPRPWLEACGRAWAGKAGLGAPGGAAPGYRTTACSSPPCGASRTPAAPGAAGVCAAAGTEPGALLLPRALPVLPDTAGGSVLGAGSATLASGAPSAEGQEHGPPPRLSPRERFRQPSRAA is encoded by the exons atGGCggagccgggctgcggggcccaGTTCCGGGCCGCCGTGCGCGTCATCCAGGGGCTGCCCCGCAGCG GCTCGTACCGGCCGTCCTACGAGGAGATGCTGCGCTTCTACAGCTACTACAAGCAGGCGACGGCGGGGCGCTGCCAGGGCCCCCGACCCGGCTTCTGGGACCCCATCGGCCGGTACAAGTG GGACGCGTGGCACAGCCTGGGACGGATGTCCAAGGAGGAGGCCATGGCCGCGTACGTGGCCGAGATGAAGAAGGTGGCCCAGAAG GTCATCGACACGGTGCCCATGGACGAGGCGACGCGGGAGATGTTCAAGTACTTCGAGCCGCTCTACGAGGTGATCCGCGACATGCCGCGGCCCCCCGAGGACTTCTtcaaaggggaagggggtgAGTgggagccccgctgcccccccgctgccccgcacGCCCCTCGCTCCCGTGCTGTGCTCCTCACGCCTGctcccccctgctgctgctgtcccg ACGGGCAGGAGCAGGCGGCCGACCCCAGCCAGGACGAGCGAGCGAGCAGCCCGGCCCAGGAGCGGCGGGAGGAGGCGCTGcccggggagcagcaggacGGGCAGCGAGCGCCAG GAGGagggctggctcctgctgccGGCACGCGCGAGGGTAGCCAGGTGGCCAGTGACTCCGAGGGGGAAGTGTTCTGCGACACCCTGGAGCAGATGGAGCCCGAGCAG GCTGGGCAGCCGCTGGCCAAGCGGGGGCTCTCCCCGAACAGCGCCCAGGCCGGGCCTGAGCCCCGAGCGCCCCGTGCCGCTGGGCGGGGAGAGCGGGGCGAAGGCAGAAGACGAGCGGGGAGGAGCGGCACTGGCCTCGCAGCCCCGGGCGCTGACAGAG GCTGTGccagctgtgcctgctgccctgcaccGCTGGGCCCGTGGCTCCTCTGCGGCAGCCCGGCTTGGAGCGCGGTTCCCCGGCAGCGTGAGCCCCGCACGGCTCCGCCGGCAGCGTCTCGGTGCCCTCGGCCGTGGCTGGAAGCTTGCGGCAGGGCTTGGGCGGGCAAAGCTGGTCTTGGCGCCCCTGGAGGCGCTGCTCCGGGGTACAGGACCactgcctgctccagccctccctgtggtgccagtcgCACGCCAGCAGCCCCCGGTGCTGCCGGCGTCTGCGCTGCTGCGGGGACGGAGCCAGGAGCACTGCTCCTGCCCCGTGCTCTCCCCGTCCTGCCAGACACGGCTGGGGGCTCCGTGCTCGGGGCTGGCTCTGCCACCCTCGCCAGCGGGGCTCCCTCTGCGGAGGGGCAGGAGCACGGCCCGCCACCGCGCTTATCTCCCCGTGAACGTTTCCGCCAACCCTCCCGGGCTGCTTGA